gagcaACTTAGGGAACCTGTTGAGTGCAACGGGAACAGCTTTGGAGTAGTCACGCAGGCGAGGGTTGACTGTGGAAACCTGACGGAGCAGGGCTTCGGCGTCGTCTTCGTTGAAGCAAAAGAGGCCGAGGTGCTTGCCGGTGGAGGCTCTGGCAACCAGCAAAAACTCCTTCCATAGGTTGCTGAGCGCATACACGGGAGGTCGTGGAGGAATAGAAAACCGACAGGGAGGTCGTGGAGGGGAGGTAATTCAAACAGAACTTCGTCTTCTTCTTGGCCAAAATCGAGACGAACAGAGTTTGGGAGCAAAAAGACCAGAGTGGAGACGAGACAAAGAAAGCTTCGGAGAAAGAAGAGTAAAGAGGAGATGGACTAATGGAGTcacctcctttttcttcttctttgcgcAGAACCCTAAACAAGATCAACatcattttttatcttttgtgatttttcatatatgtttttgttttaaactttgatttttaaattgttttagatttaaaaatgtaaaactaaagttaatttaattttaactaaattataagGATTAGGGTAGTTTTtatctaatattaaaaaaagatatttaagtttttttaaattaaataaaaattatttttttatttttattaaaatataaggGTAGTTTAGTAAAAGTATTGatatgatatatatttaaaaaagaaaaaattgattaCTGACGTGGAAAATATAATTCACATATCGTGTTTTAATTTGTCTACATTTTTAACGTACAGATACATATACATTTATTATCGTATCGAAGCAAACACACACACGCACGCATGCACGCACGCACACATATATGGATttagatcctctaaagtttgaatttcactttaaagaataaagtgtaatctctcatcatttattttatagatgaaataaaaaaaaattaaataaaagatcaCAATTTATCttctaaaatgaaaataagtacgtatcataacaaaaatattatatctttttagtAGAAATTGAGTTTGGACCATTTTTAttgtgataataataataataataataataataataataataataataataataagaaatggGTTCCTTATTGGGGGGCGCATATTGAAAGTGGGTGGACGGTGGTAGCCCCACCTTTCAACCTAAAACTAAAATATCGAACACTATTTTAATTTGGCTTCAATCTTCCGTTggagattgaaattgatgataGAGTTGCGTTtcgtctttttcttttgtaaatgTTCCATATACAAAATAGTACATTTAGTTAAGTAAAGTTgagatttaaaaattgttaaataatttgataaatttaattaaattatttaataatttttaattattaattttatatgaagTATAATttcacttatatttttttaaagttttcattttgatatataaatatattgtgACGATTCACGAGACAAGACtacctttatatatatatatatatatggagaattatatatcaaaaaaataatgtataaaaTTAAACATATGGAGATAGTTATTCTTAGGTctcaaaaatcatataaaaaagaatactTGTATAGATTATTTGTTAtgagaacaaaaacaaacatCCATAGTTGTAAAACTTGAATCCAATCCATTGgttcaattaaaaaatcaataaattacaGTTCAGTTTAAAACCAAGATTGTTTCTATTTGTGAATTAGTAAAAATTTGTCAACCTCGATAAAAAATGGTCATACTGGATAAAAATCGATTCAATCAAACTGTTCGGATCACACAAATTAAATGGGACAAATTTATAGTTCTCTGATATTCTACAAGTccagaataaattattattgttttattcttttaaaatataaaaattaatatagaacaaaaataaagtaaattttatgatatagaTAGTAATTTAGTATCTACATGTGTAGATAATTAATGGTAAGTTGTGGTTATGACAAATGGTATAAGTAGGGAATAAACGTGAAGAGAATCTTAATTAGGTTGGATAATAAAATGTTATAATGAGTAATTAATTTTGgctgattagaaacccaagccttcgctttttttttgtttttggacaaaactttttttttttgtcataggCCTTTCTAGTAAATACCCAGAAATTCAGAAATTACTGCAACTATGGTAACCAAAATACAACAAAGAGAATAACGTCACTGAAACCACTATggcaaagaaaaaataaaccctacccatagaaaaaataattgatcTGCCATTTTAGTGAGTGAAACCTATTTCCTGTTTCCAGCTGTTGCTTACCCCAGGAAGCATGGTTCTCATGAAACGACAACACTTTGCtgctaaaagaaaaagaaagaaagcacgAAGAATACCCAGAATGCATCTCCTCCCAAGTCCTAACCCTTCCTCCAGTTCTCCCATATCCTTCTGTCAAAAGAAACGATAACTGTAGACTCACCGGCGCAACCCACCGCACCCGCCCATCGCAATCACGGGCAGGCGTGAAACACAGAAGCCTCCCCTCCTAACTCTAGGCCCCATCTCTATTTTTTGTTATCTCCTTCCTTCCcccaaaattaaaatagaaaccCTAGAGGTACTGCCAGAAGTAGAGAGCTGACGCAGCTATCCGTTGCAGTCAGGGACTTGCCTCTCCATCCTGTCGGCGTTCCCGGAAGAACCATCCTCGGTTGGGTCTCCTTCCTGGCCCTATACCGGCGACGTCGTCTGGTTACAGTATTCCTTCGGAGGTCAGTGCTCACTGCTAGTGGATGAATTAATCTTACCCAGCCGCACTTCTGCGATCCGTTGTCCTGCTCGTCGCGTGGTCTCCCTCTCGATCGTGCTTCTGCCCCTTTGCTGAAACTGTTCAGAGAGTAGGTAATGggttttttttgtaattatcgCTCTGTGTTTTTCATTCTTCACTCAGAATATCTTGTTTTTAGATTCTACTAACCCTACTCagattgaaatttgaatatAGCTGTATtatgatcttattttctttttttcaattgatcttTGAGTGCTATCTTTGACAAACCATTCTCAGTTTCTGTGTTTGGAGGAAAAAATATACATACTTTCTATTATACCTATTCAATAAGTATCTGATTAATTATTATTCGAATGTTGTGGTTAAaatttttgattgattgatgatttggTTACCGATTTCCTTTGCTTGAATTTGTTAAGTTAATAGTGTGTTAAATTGGTTTGCTGCTGCCATTTTAAGTTGcaaaattttttatggttttgcAATTTCAATTGCCGGATTATCTATTCAGGTGTTGTGGTTGTTTATTTGTTAAATTGTTGTTGTGTGTACCTATTGTTATGTTTGAAATCATTGAGTTTCCATTTTCTTCTCAAATTATTAATTTGCTTATTTGGTAAATTGTTGTTATCGTGATATTTGAGATTGTGGTTGGCTATTACTGGGTTGCTGAGtttttctatgaaggtcttatTCTTGTTAAATTGTTCTTGTTTCCATGCATAACTTGTCCTTGTGGTCTACAGTTTCATTAGGTTAGGGTTTGAGATAGCTTTGATGTATTTTGGTAATTGCGATGTCTTTTGATGAGATGTGGCCCAGAGCAGCCTTTGATTTGGTTTATATATGGTTGATGGCCTAGAACCTGCTAGTACTATTCAGATTCTGCTAATCCTACTCAGATTGAAATTTGATGTAGCTGTATTATGGtcttgttttcttgttttcagtTGATCTTTGAATGCTATCTTTGACTATACATTCTCAGTTTCTATGTTTGTAgaaaaaattatacatttaCTTTCTATTATACTTGTTTAATAATTATTCGATTAATGATTATTCGAATGTTgtgttttaaattttcgaatgaATGATGATTTAGTTATTGATTTTCTGGTCTTGAATTTGTTAAGTTGATAGTTTCTTAAGTTGGTTGGCCGCTGCTGTTTTaagttgttaatttttttaagattgtTGCAGTTTGCTAATTGTTGGATTTTCTATTCATGTCTTGTGGTTGTTTATTTGTTAGGGTGTTGTTGTGTGTACCTATTGTTCTCAAATTATTACTTTGGTAATTTGGTACTTTGTTGTTGTCGTGATATTTGAGATTGAGATAGGCTATTATTGGGTTGTTGAGGTTGTTGAATGAAGGTCTTCTTTTGTTTAAATTGTTCTTGTTTCCATGCATAACTTGTCCGTGTGGTCAAAAGTTTTATTATGTCTGGGTTTGAGATAGGTTGGATGCATTTTTTGGTAATTGTGATGTTATATAATGAGATCTAGCCCTTAGTAGCCTTTGATTTGGTTTATATATGGTTGATGGCATGGAACTTGGTAGAGGTAAAGGCGTGTAATTTTATAGTagaattagttattattttgaaaaccaACTTCTACAACTTAATAGATGGAGTGCTATGGTGGGATGGGCAAGGCAAACGGTTTGTCTCCAGATGAAAGTGAAAATGAGTTAGGCCTTTCAAACAACGACGTTGTTGACGAGGATGACTTAAGAAAGGTTGAGTTGTTGTCGGATGAAGATGGTCGTGAATATGGAGAAGTGACTAGGTTGAGTGCAGAGGATATAATGAAAAAGGTGTTTCGAAGTGAAGAGTGTGCATATGAGTTTTATTGTAGGGTAGGGAAATGCAACAAATTTGGGGTCTGTAAGGGAGACTATGAAAAGGATGAAGATGGGATTGTAGTGAGAAGGAGGTTCTTTTGTAATAGGGCTGGCCTAAGGGATGGAAAACACTACAACAGACTGGACAGGAAGAGATGCCATAGGCTTGAGACACGCACGAATTGCTAGGCCGTGATGTCTGTATACCTTGATAAGGGTAGCTCGGTTTGGAAGGTTCGAAAAGTAATCCTCGAGCATAACCACGAATTGATACCGAGGGAAATGGTTCACATGATCCGAAGTTTCCAAGCGATATCGGGATCCGTAAAGGCCCACATGGATGAAATGCATGCGTATGGGTTGCCGACGTCTAAGATACTTGAGGTATATGGCTGAGATTGCGGGTGGTTATTCTTGTTTGGGTTTTACCAAGAAAGATGCATACAACTATATTGATCGGTTGAAGCGTGCAAAGGTGGTTGATGGAGACATGAACACTACTATAGTCTACTTAGAAGGCAAGGCAGCTGCTGATCCCATGTCTATGGCCCAGTACAATTTGACTGAAGAAAGTATGTTGGCAATATGTTTTGGGCATATGGTCCTAGTAGGGTTGATTTTCAACACTTTGGAGACGTCATTGCATTCGATTCGACGTataagaagaacaagtacaacaGACCCCTTGTCATATTCTCAGGTTCAAAAAACCATAAGCAAACAACGATTTTTAGTTTTGGTTTGGTTTTAGATGAGACAATCGGTTCATACAAGTGGATGTTGGAGAACCTGTTAGAAGTCATGTGTGGGAATATGTCCTCTGTTGTCATGACCGACGGGGATGAATCAATGATTGCTGCAGTTAGGGAAGTGTTGCCCCGGGCAACCCATAGGTTGTGTGCATGGCATTTGCAGAAGAATGTGACCTCGAACACCAACGAGCAGATGTTCTGTGATGTCTTTGCCAAGTGGTTGTATGCCGACATGGAGGTTGAAGATTTTGAGGGTGAATGGGCACAGGTTGCTGAACAGTGTGGGTTACACAATAAGTATTGGGCGTTACAACTGTATGAAAAGAGGAAGATGTGGGCAAATGCGTACTTGCATCGCAAGTTTTGCGCTGGGTTTCGTATGACATCTCGATGTGAGGGCATCAATTCccatctaaaaaaattttggtcGTCTAGGCACACTATTCTAGAGCTTGTGTAGAATCTGGAGCTACTAGTATGGGAGTACCGGAATAATGAGCTGGTTGCACAGTTTAGATCAATGTATGGTGTTCCCGTTATGACAACATGTCTTGATCCCATGGAACAGTTTGCTGCATTGGTGTACACGAATGTCATATTCACACAAGTCAAGAAGGATATTGATTCTATCTCGGTCGTTAACTTTGTAAGCAAACGACGAGTCTCAACAACCATGGTGTACATGGTTGAGGAGTATGGATTCCTCGGTCAGAATGTGGTGGCATTGTACGATCCGAAAAGAATGAGGTTGATCTGTCGATGTAGATTTTGGGAGAAAGAAGGTTTTCCTTGCAAGCATATGTTTTTTATCATGAAGCACGAGCACGTAAAAAGAATTCCCGAGCGGTTGATTTTGAGACAATGGAAGAAGGATGTGAAGACAGTCAACGAATACACTGAGAAGATGGCACTAGCTGATGAGTGGGGTTTCTTGTTGAGACATGGAGCCCTGCATGCTGCTTCGCAGTTGATGTTGTTCGTCGGATCTAAAAACGACGATCTGTACAAGAAATGCATGAGCGGAATCAGGCAGATATACTGTGATCTACAAGCACGCAGCGGCAGTGACACGATGGATAGGAGTTCGAATGCTGCCTGTGATGTTTGAGATCCAACCGTTATGCGCACAAAAGGGGCACCCAGCACACGGGGACACAAAGGTAGAAAAAAGAAGTGCACGAGATGCAGAAAAACCAGGCACACAAAGAGGAGGTGCACTGAGCCACAAAAAATTTCAACCTCGACAAAATATAAAGAGTGTCCCACCAAAGAAACGACACTAAGCAAACTCGAGGTAAACAGTTGTTTGCAATATCTCTATTCACTAGTTAAATAGTTTTACCTCATTGCATCAGCAATGTTATATCAATTTTGTTGTGATGTAGGTTGTTTTGCCGAAGTTTAACTTGCACGCTGATCAAGAAAAATGGTAAGAAGAGGGAGACGATTGTCGCAGGGAGTAGGATGCCAGAGCTTACGACGGATGGGACCATGTAATAGGCACAGTGCAAAGCCAACCCAGGAACATGGGCAGAGTGGGTAACACCGTCGACTGGAATATAGAGGTAATCAACTTGTGGCTTGGTAATCTCACTTTCGATTGTTACTCgtattcttattttaaatttgcatAGAATACGCTTTGTGGCAAAAATTGTGTTTGGGAAGTTGTTGATGCTATTTCATGGCGCTCTTTGTATTAGGATTTTATTGTTATGTAACATGCAAATTAGCTCAATGTACTTGATTTTGTTATGGTCATTGTTCAGCAGAAGTAGTTACTGTGTTTCATTTACCTTGGGTGAGTTTGGATTAATGTGAGGTTCTTCATCGTAGGTGTTGGAGATATTGTGGTTGTTACAAGATCGCTGCTGAAAGTATTGACCACATGGTGTCCTTTGTTGAAGGAGAATTTTTTATACGTTACCAAGGTTATTAGGGTCCCAAATTTCCTTGCTTTGTATTCTGTTAATTCAGATGATGCTCGGAATCCTGCAGCTGCATCCAAGTTAGCATGGAAAGTAAATTTTCTCGTTATTATACCTCCATATATTGGATGAAATAGTTTTGCAGTTGAGGGCAGATTCAAGGACAGCAGCAGACCTATTTGTTATCCAtgcattttataaatttattttcatttacctGTTCCCACTTTTGATTGCATTTTAACGATAAAAAAATATCAGATGATATTGGATCTCTCGGGTCTATGAATTTGCATCTCCAGGAAATGCATTGCAACTTAACGCGTTGAGAGAAATAAAAACTTTTCGGATTTGTTAGGAACCACAAGCACGCAAGCACTGATTTTGACGTCTTCCACTTGGAATATTATAATTTCCTTTCATATCTTTATCCTTTCTAATTGTACTGGTAAACATATCTCGACTATAAGTTTATTCCATTTTTAATATTCACAGCTTCAACCGCCTGGTCATTGTGCTTATGCCTTCAGGCTGATTAAAATTTCTATAACATGTACTATGTTAATTATGATTTATAGGGTCATTCCATTTTTTACATAACTCGACTATAAGTTCTTTTCATTATTTACATGTGTTTTTTAATTATGGTTtacatgatatttttaattatataacaaGATCTTTGTAtagataaaaaatgttatagataattcaaatcttttttattaattaaaaaatatcgacaattaaaaattttaaattttttagttacaTATTGTCTAGAAAACTAGAAagaaaattagttaattttaatagttCTAATATGTAACATGTATAACTAAAAGTTTAAGGATAATACAAAACTTTAATAACTTTATAAAGACTAACAATATAATTAAAGCTTAACTAAATTAGATATCCTTCAAGGGGTTTAGTGCAAAAGGTTTCATTGATGTTAGATAACGCAACTAACTTAAAATCCAATACAATTTACGAACCCTTCTAACGGGTTCAGCCCATCACTCTAGCACGACGACCTATTTTAATTGGCGGCAGCCCAAAATAAAAAGTGCTATACTGTATGCAAAATAACAATACCAAAAGGTTGCAGGCAATGGTAGAAGGAATGTTTGGAATCACATTAACACGTCAGGACAACGAAGTTCGTCCTCACCAATAGGTAGGgttcaaaaaaataaacatcctCTACTATGTTACTTAGATGGTCAGGTTTTGGCTGCTCATGCTGTCGGTTGTTGCATCTTCTAGCCCACCATCCTTAGTGTCACACCCATCAGTGTCGAAGTAGCTCTTGATTGAGTTATCCCAGAAATATCATGCCTTCTGACACACCTCCTCCCTCTTAGGATTCGACTTCAAGATAACCAGATCTACAACCAATCTCATCCGAGTTTCATTGTCAACCCTctataaacaataaaattagaaattgagTTACTTCTATACGATTCATGGGTTTTGAGGTTTTCCAAAACATTTTGCATTACACAAATTACTTATAAGTCACAACATCACATACACATACGTAATAGTAACCAAGAAGCAACGTGCGGTAGGGTTAAGAGAACACTTATGCATACCTCCAAGTCAAAGAATCCCCATAGATGTGACAGCTCCATCCATTGAGCAACCCACATGCCACAATCATTGGACATTGGTGCTTGTTGACCTGTCACAGGCtctgaaaatttgaaatccGTGACTTGTGGTGGTTTGCTTTCTGGCCTGTCATAGAACTTTCCTTCTCGTAGCAATTGTTGGATGTACCTAGCCTGCAATGCCACTTGGACATGATACTCAGGCATAGTAAATTTAAAgaatgacactcatcattattaaGTAGAACACAAGGGATTGTCACGCGATTGAACTACCACAAAATACATATGATTGATCTTGGTGTCATGCATATTTTGAGACTTCAGAGAGTCCAGATAAATCAGGGATTCGTTCTGGATATCGATGATCATTAGATACCAATGACGATTTAAGTGCATTGGTACATAGATCTGGGGAAAAAATAGTTTAACAGTCGGCAAGGACATCTATAAATGGATCAAACTGCAAATCCATTGTCCTGTGGAATATAGAGGTGTACCTTCGTCAGATCATCAGCCCGACCCATGTAGTGTTGCCTAATAAAGGACAATGTCTCCTTGTAGAATGCGACAGGATTCAGGGCCACTTACTGCATTATCAATATGATCTGTTAGTTTCCATTATGGCATTCGTGCTTACAATATACATAACAGAAGTTGGAGTAGTTATTAAACAGTTGCTAAAATACCGTTTAAACACTAAATCTAGCCTAGCATGGTGAAATTAAAATTGGCAGACAAACGACATCATTCGGGGTTTAGGCGACATACTGCGAATGTCGTCAAAAGCCACCAGATGCGCCTATCTGCTCGCTCATCATTCAGCATTGTAGCCAGCAGAGTCAGCACCTACA
The genomic region above belongs to Arachis duranensis cultivar V14167 chromosome 3, aradu.V14167.gnm2.J7QH, whole genome shotgun sequence and contains:
- the LOC110278527 gene encoding protein FAR-RED ELONGATED HYPOCOTYL 3-like: MAEIAGGYSCLGFTKKDAYNYIDRLKRAKVVDGDMNTTIVYLEGKAAADPMSMAQYNLTEENETIGSYKWMLENLLEVMCGNMSSVVMTDGDESMIAAVREVLPRATHRLCAWHLQKNVTSNTNEQMFCDVFAKWLYADMEVEDFEGEWAQVAEQCGLHNKYWALQLYEKRKMWANAYLHRKFCAGFRMTSRLWEYRNNELVAQFRSMYGVPVMTTCLDPMEQFAALVYTNVIFTQVKKDIDSISVVNFVSKRRVSTTMVYMVEEYGFLGQNVVALYDPKRMRLICRCRFWEKEGFPCKHMFFIMKHEHVKRIPERLILRQWKKDVKTVNEYTEKMALADEWGFLLRHGALHAASQLMLFVGSKNDDLYKKCMSGIRQIYCDLQARSGSDTMDRSSNAACDV